The genomic segment GATCTGGCGCATATTTTCGACCGCTTCTACCGCGTGGACAAGGCGCGCTCGCGCAATATGGGCGGTACCGGGCTCGGCCTGTCGATTGCCCGGGAAATCGTCCGCGCCAACGGCGGCATCATTCTCCTCGATTCCGAGCCGGGAGTCGGCACGACCGTGACGGTCACGCTTCCGATGGTTCAGGAAGGGAGTGAGTACGCGTGATCGATAAAGCCAAATCCGTCGCGCTCGCGCTGCTCGTCGTTCTCAGTCTCGTGCAGAGCTATTTCCTTGCCTACAGCATGCCGAACCTGGAGACCCAGGTGAAGACCGAGCAGGATTATATCAAGACCGAAGAGCTCGGTCCCGAAGAGAAGGTCGAGAACCTTCTGTTCCCGGAGTCGCTCGTCATTCATATGGGACAGGACAAGCATACCGTTTTTTACCCGAACGACACCTTCTACGGGATGGTGCTGGACAAGCTGTCGAGTCGGGAGTTCAAAGGCTTCCAGCGGGCCGAAGCGAGCGCCATCGACTGGGAGCAGGTGCGCCGGCAGGACGAGGGCATCGAGATCCGCTTCGGGCGCGATATCCCCTTCCCGATGCTGCAGCGCGCGTTCAAAGGCATCGACGGCGAAGCGCTCCTCTCCGAGGGCGCGATCGACCGGATCTGGATCTTCGCGCGTCCGGACAGCGGGGAGGTGCGCAGCTTCTTTCTGAACGCCGACGGCACAGAGGTGTACGAGGCCGCCCAAGTCGATCTTACCGCACAGGACGTCGAACAGAGCGTCGGCTTCGGCCAATATTGGAAGCCGTTTAGCTACTGGGCCAACGGCGTCTACGTGCCGGATCAATCGCTTGCGCTGAGCCGTGTCGAGGTCAGCTTCACCAAGTACACGGCCGATCAAATGCAGCGCAATCTGTTCAACGACCCGACGACGACGAAAATGATCCAGGACAGCCAGGACGGCGCGCAGATTTACGCCGATACCAAGCGCGGACTCAAGGTCGAGCAGGCCGGCGGCTGGCTGTCCTTCAAGGACCCCGTCGCGCGGGCGGAGGGGCGGGACGATCCTGCAGAGAACATCACGTCGGCCGTTCAGTTCGTCAACTTGCACGGTGGCTGGAACGGCACGTTCAGCCTGGCGCAGGCACCGGGCTCCACCGAGGCGGACGATACCGATCCGTCGATCCGGTTTCAGCAATATTACGGCGACGTGCCGCTCCTCTCCGCAGGCGAGTTCAGGTTCGGCTACATGCAGCTCGCCGTGCAGCAGGGCGTGGTCAGCTCCTATGAACGGTCCCTGCTCGTACTGGGAGACAAGGTCGGAACCGCACAGCCGTACAACCTGGTTTCGGGCAACCAGCTGCTGGTCAAGATCCGCCAAGCGGCAGCAGGACAGCAGGTCGAGTCGCTCTTCCCGGCCTACCGCACGACATTGGCGCAGGATAAGCTGGTGTTGGAGCCGGTATGGGCGATACGCACGACAAGCGGCGAGGTGCGCTTCGCCGGGTGATCCATAATAGCTAAGAAATTTTCAGCGGAAGGGGGGGGCGAAGGTGGACTGGGGAAGAGCGAAGACCGTGCTCATCGTCGCTTTTTTTGCGCTAAACATCGTGCTCGGCTATCAGCTATGGCTCGAGTGGCGGGAGCGGATCGACTCGACGGTCGACTGGACCTCCCTGTCCGTCGAAGCCAGGCAGATCATGCAGGAGAAGAACATTCGCATCGAGGCCAAGATTCCGACGGATACGCCGAGCCTGCGGGATATAACGTACAAGCAGCAGGTGCCGTCGGGAACGGCCGTCGACAAGCGAATCGCGATAGAGCCGCCTCGAGAGACGCGCATCGTGTTTAATAATAAAGAGCTGCTGCAGGCGCTGGGGGATGTCATCCCCGAGCTTGCGAGATACCAGTTCGATTATTACGGCAGCGCGGGCGAAGGCGAATATGCGTTCAATCGGAAGGTCGAAGGCTTGCCTCTCTTCGACGCGAAGTTGATCCTCTATTACAGCGAGCAGAAAATTCAGGGCTACAGCCAGGATCTGATCGAGACGCTGCCATCCGAGGGCGGGCCGGACCAGAAGGTGCTGCCTGCAACCCAAGCGCTCACGAGCCTGATTCTTAAAAAATATTTGCCGGCAGGCGCCGCAGTTAAAGAAGTGCAGCTCGGCTACCACGGTCAAGGCATCTTCAACTCCGATACGCAGGTGGCTGCGCCCTCCTGGCGCGTCCTGCTCGAAGACGGAGGCGTATTCTACGTCAATGCGGCCAGCGGCGAGGTTTCTACGGACAAGGAGACCTCTCTCGAGCCGCTATCGGAACCTTAAGGTTCGCAGCGTGCCCGAAGTAATTAACGCTGAAGGGCTCTAATCTGATAGAATAAAATAGAGTGCGCGACTATAAAGATCCTTAGAGAGACATATAGCCTTGCCGGAGAGAAGAGAGAAGGGAAACATAGCTTATGGGACTTCGCTTCACGGTGCTGTCCAGCGGATCGACGGGCAACGCGACCGTCGTGTCCTCGAGCGCGGCGACAGTACTCATCGATGCCGGTCTAAGCGGCAAAAAAATCGAATCGCTTATGCAGGAGCGCGAGGTGTCGGGCAGCGAGCTGGACGCCATCTTCGTGACGCACGAGCATTCTGACCATATTAAAGGACTTGGCGCCTTTGCCCGCAAGTACAGCCTCCCCGTCTACGCTAACGAGAAGACGTGGGGCGCTATGAACAAGCACGTCGGCGAGCTGCCGGACGAACAGCGCAAGGTGCTGCCGACAGGCGGCGTCATGGAGCTGTTCGATCTGCGGATCGAGTCGTATGCCATCTCGCATGACGCTGAGGAGCCGGTGGGCTATTGCTTCCGGTCCGACGGTACAAAGCTTACGCTGGCGACGGATCTCGGATACGTCAGCGACAAGGTTATGAGTCAATTGCTGGAATCGGACGTTCTCGTGCTGGAGGCCAACCACGATATCAACATGCTTCGTATGGGGCGCTATCCTTGGAACATTAAGCGCCGTATCCTCGGCGACATGGGCCATCTGTCGAACGAAGCGGCCGGCGATACGTTATGCCGGCTCCTATCCGAAGGCCGCACCAAGCGCGTGTACCTCGCTCATTTGAGCCAGGAGCACAATTTGATGGATTTAGCGAAGCTGACGGTGAATACTGTATTAGAAGATAACGGCGTTTTCTATCAAAAGCACGAGTTTGCGCTTTGCGATACGTATGCGGACCGGCCGACGCCTTGGGATCTGGTGAAGGCATAGTTGGTCACAACAGATGGCGCTCCAGCTCTTCTTCCATCTCTTCCGACTTTAGCCGCAGTTCCTCTGCAGTCACAATGCCTTTATCGACCAGCACTTCGATCAATGTGGTGAGCGCCAGCAGTTGACGATAGCGGTCGTCCTTCAGGTCGGCGAGCTGCGCCGCGAAGTCTACGAACGACCAATGGGTAGACGTGGGTTTCAAGAACTTGTCCTCCTTGCATGACCATTTTGATTTTGTCGTCTGATTGCTTGCTATGGTTCTGTGAATCTATTACTATTTTAGTCAAATCGCTCACGATACATTCCATTTTTCTTGGTTTTTAATCGGTCGGCGAGGGAGGCGTCTCATGGGCTTTTTCAAAGACGATTTTTACTCTACCAAAGTTAAGCGGAGCAGCCGGGAGCCGTCGGGTTCCTGGAATCGGCCGAGCCGTTGGGGCCGTCAGAACTCCGCTTTGAAAATAGCGCTTGTCTCTTCGCTGGCCAGCTCCGTGCTGGTTGCATCCCTATTTTATCTGACCGTCGACCGTCCGAAAAGCGGTGCCGCAGCGCCGGCTCTATCGTCCAGCGTCTCCGCCGGATACGATACGAACGAGGCGATCATCTCCGCTGCCGCCAAGGTCGGTCCCGTCGTCGTGAGCGTCATCAACCAGACGCAGAGCGGCTCCGCCAAAAACGAGGCTTCGATCGCAGAAGGCACCAGCCTGGGCTCCGGCGTGATCTTCCTGAAGCAAAAAGGGAAGGCTTATATGATCACCAACGCCCACGTTATCGCCGATAGCGTAAAGCTACAGGTCGTCCTTTCGAACGGCACTAAGAAGACCGCGACTGTCGTGGGCAAAGATACGATTACCGATCTTGCCGTTCTGGAGACGGACGACAAGGGGATCAATCAAGTCGCCGATATTGGCGACTCGGGCAAGCTGCGCAAGGGCGAGACCGTCATTGCGGTGGGCAATCCGCTCGGATTCAGCGACTCGTTATCTAACGGCATTGTCTCCAATCTGAAGACGACGGTGCCGATCTCGCTCAACCAGGACGGAGTCTACGACTGGGAGGAAGAGGTTATCCAGATCTCGGCGCCGATCAATCCGGGCAACAGCGGCGGCGCGCTGGTCAACTTGAACGGCCAAGTTGTCGGCATCAACAGCATGAAGGTCGCGGATACCAGCGTGGAGGGCATCGGATTTTCCATCCCGATCGACGATGCCATGCCGATCGTCGATCAATTGATGGAGCACGGCAAGATAAAGCGACCGTATCTGGGCGTATATTCGATGGATCTGTCCATCTACCTGGACAATAAGGCCGATTCGGAGGACGAAGCGCCGTCCGACGATGGAGACGCCGAAGCCTCGCCGAATTCAAACGGAGACGACGACGATGTTCCGGCGGGCGATGAACTCGTCATACCGGACGGCGTGACGGACGGCGCCGTCGTCCTCGAAGCCGTGGGCCCGGCTAAGGCAGCGGGGCTTGCCTTTAACGACATTATCGTATCGCTCGACGGTCACCCGATTAGCAGCACCCTCGATTTGCGCAAATACTTGTATACGAAAACCCAAATCGGGGATACGCTAGATATAACTTACTATCGGGACGGGAAGAAGGGCGAGCTCAGCGTGAAGCTTGTCGAAAAGACCGAGAACGACGGCTAACCACATGAGCCGATCTCCGGCCAGAGGAAGGATATCTCATCATGTATTGCGTATGTAAAGAACACGTGGAGCTCGCGATCGACACCTTCGTCGACGAATACGAGGACGCGCCCGATCTCGTCAATTTGAAGGAGACCAAGTTCTCCGCCTGGGATCCGCCGCAGCACTGCGAATATTGCAAGGAGCCGGTTCACTTTCTTATCGTCTGAACAGCCGAGCTTCGCTGCTTCGAGAACGCAAGACGCCCTGTAAAGGGCGTTTCGGCGTTCTCTTTTTTATGCGGCAGAGTGGCGCCCATCGCGTGTCTGACTGGCTTATGAGATGAAATCAACGCTGTGACGCGTTTTAACGATATCCCCTTTAGTCAGGAACGGTAGCATATGCGATGCGTTTTAACGATATCCCCTTTAGTCAGAAACGATAGCATATGCGCCACATTTTAACGATATCCCCTTCGAACAGGAGGAGGTTTGGTTTTTCCGAAGCTTTTATTCCCGATAGAAAAAGGAAAAAAACAGTAGCCAAACCACCAACATACTGTTAAAATAAGAACAAATGTTCCCTTTGGAGTGAGTGCGATGGGCGGTAGCCGATATTCGATCGTAGACAGAATGCCGACTTATAGCGAGGAAGATTGCGAGGGCGCGCTCTTTATGGCGAAGTGGCCCGGAGGGTACAGATGTCCTCGCTGCTCGCATCCGCATTATTATCGCGTTGCCTCGAGGGGGCGCGGGCGGTTTGAATGCGTCTCCTGCAGACATCAGACCTCTCTTACAGCAGGGACGATACTCGAAGGTACGCGCACGCCGCTATGCAAATGGTTTCAGGCGATGTATCTGATGCAGATCGGTATCAGCGCCAAGCTGCTATCCGAGCTCATTCAGGTGACCTATAAGACCGCGTGGCTGATGAACCATAAGCTTCGCTACGCCATCGAGCAATGGGATGCCGAGCTCCCACTCGCAGGTAATTTACAATTGCTCGGCGAGTTCTACGGATACGAATTCCACCGTCATTTTAGCGGCATTAACGCGGCGCCAGAGCATAAGGCACAGTCTGTCATCGTCGGCGCTTCTATCAATGAACGAACGGATATGGTTAAGCAATTGAAGATCAAGCGTGTAGACGGCACGAGAGACGACCAGGACGACATAGGCGTAATCGAGCGTTTTTTGTTGCAGCATGCTATCGATTTGAAAGAGGAGTCCGGCGAGCTCAAGGTCTTTGACCGACGCAACCGCAAGGAACGCTCGGCGTTGCATGCAGCATGGACGGAGGCCGTCAGGTGGCTGGCACGGACATTCGGAGGGATCGGTCCGAAGCATCTGCAGGCATATCTGGATGAGTTTTGTTTTCGTCGCATGTTCCGAAGCGGTTCGATGGTGGAATTAATAGGCTTATGCGGCGCGACGGCTACGATCATTTATAGAGAACTGGTTGGAAAAAGGCTCGGCGTGTATCCGATTAAGTGGAGTGCTAAGCACGCGAAGTCCCGTCAGGTGACGCACCTTAAGCTCAAACATGCCTAGGTGAGGGCGCCTGTCATTGAATCCCTACAAGTACGATTACACGAATAGCATCTGTAAGCACGAAAAACATCCGTAAGCACGCACGGCATCTGTAAGCACGAATAGCAACTGTAAGCACGAACAAGATCCGTAAGACTCCCTGCAGCAAAGGACAACATATCTTGCAGTCCGTTTCCTGAGCGAAGGGGATATCGTTAAAACGGGCAAAAGATGGGGAGACCCCGACGTTCGGGCCCCTTATTAGACCTTTGTTTTGTCTCCCTGTTTGCCGTACGGCGCAGCGGCTTGATGAAGTGCGAGTATCAGCTTTTGAACCGTTTGAGCAGTTCGCGGCCCCACTTCCACAGGATATTGCCGGACAACAGGAATGCGACGAGCAGACCGCTGCAGGTGACGACTAGAGCGAGCCACTCGAAGGGCGAGTAACTGGACATCTTGCTCCATTTTATCGGGTTTTTAAGATCCTCGATGACTTGGTTCATGCCGTAGATCCCGCTGATGACGGTATAGATCGTGAGGATGTTCAGCAAATAACTGGAGCGACGCGAATTGGCGTTCTCCTGATACTTGAACAAGTCGTTCAGCGTCTGCTTGACGTCCTCGAATAGCTCGTCGTTGCCATACATACGGCGCAGCTGGAGGAAGATCTCCCGTCCTTGCGATTGGGAGACGACTTCTAGAAAGTTGTACTTGGCGGAGAAGGTAGTTATGTCGCGGATGAGCAGCTCCGTCTTCTCCGAGTCTCGCTCCATCTGGACGCGAGAATACGCGTTGGACAGCTTGAGCAGAACGATACGGTGAAAAAGGTTTAGCAGCAAGCCGTAGTAGTATTCGCCGTACATTTTGTTGACGATGGCGTCCGCCTTGCGCTCAGGCAGGCTGTTCAGGCAGCAGAAGCAGCTCTCGTCGGTCTGATAATAGGCGTAAGGCGCCCAGCGTTCGAGGCCTGTATCATGGCAGTATTGCTCTATGTAGGGCATATAGTAGGCGCTTATATAGGGATCGCCGTTGTCGTCGAGGCCGTCGAGCCTTGAGGCGCGGTAGCGGTCGAGGAGCGAGATGTCCGCATCCTCGGGAAAAGCATAGCTTGCCATGACATACATACGCTCGTCGATCAGGTAAGGCAGCTCCTCGAAGTAGGCGCCGTCCATCGGCGTGCGATCGAGATGCTCGACCATGTGGGGCACGATGGCCTGGAAAATGAAATCCTGGACCTCTTCGTAGCTTTTTCCCTCGTACACGACGTTTGCGGCACGGTCCTCGCTATGCGCGTCTTGAAGTGCGCGGAGACGATCGGCGAATTCAATGGCTTCGGTCAAGGTGGTGTTCTCTTTGGCTATTTGGACGCGAAGCGTAATGAAGCCGGTGTCGAACGGACAGAGCACGACGTCTACGGCATGCAGGACAAAAGGCGCATCGAAATAACGCGTCTGCAGCACGGCCGTCGTCCCCAACGCCTTGCTCATACGCTGGAAACTCTCTTCGTTGTCCTCCGACGGAAACAGGACATGGTTCGTAAAAGGCAGGTAATAACGTTCCATATCCCGATGCGACACATGATGCTTGGGACCGTAGAACGCCTTTTCCAGCTCCAGCGCGCTCAGCCGAAAGGCGGTAAAGCCTTCCCGCTCCAGTGTCGTTTTAACGTCTTTGTGGCAATCGGTCGTCAGGGAGAAGGGAAATAAAAATTGAAAGTTCGCCTCCCGGATCGGCTGATCCGTTGCGTCCCCGCGATGCAACGGCTGTACAGCGCCCATGCGTTCGTTTTTCATAAGGGGGAGACCGCCTGCCTTTCGTCACGCTCCATGATCTTCTTCGCTTCGAGTTCGGCGCCGAACGAGCGCTTGATTTGCCTCATGCTGCCATATACGTATAACACATCTCCCGCCTCCAGCGGCGTCTCCATACGGCGGTCGCGGATCGCAATGGTACCGCGCTTGATCAAAAGGATGTTAACGTCCGGCAACTCGTCGCACAGTTCCTTGATCGTTCGGCCGATAGCCGGGGACGCCTCGCCGATCGGAATGTCGATGAAGGCATCTTCTTTTTCCAAGTATAGCACTTCTTGAATCGCGAGCTCGTGTATCGCGAAGGATTGACGGAAGGCGCCGCTCAATCGCTTCTCCAGCAGCTTGCCGACTGCGGGCATGCGCAGCACGACATAGACGATAAACAGCGCGCCCGAAGCCATGGACAGTGGAAAGAGGTGGAAATCGGGCGCCAGGATGGCACTGACGCAGGAGATCATGACCGCCAGGGAGAAGGCGCCGAACAGGATCAAAAAGATGCCGATCCGTCGGCGGACGGGGTGCCCGAGGATCAACTCGGATTCCTTGGTCGTGAAGCCGGTGCCGGTCAGGAGCGAGATGACTTGAAAGCGCGCGATGGGATGCTCCAGTCCCGTCGATCGCATGAGGATGGCGGAAATCTCGATAACGAGAAACACGATCAGTATGTAGACGAGTATAAACCCCATAAGGGCGCCGCCTTTCGCTGAAATCCGCGAGAAAGCCGCCGCGGTGGTCTTTACTTCAGTTATACCCTTAACACCGGATGCTTCAAGCGTAGGGACAGGCGGCAGACCGTAATTTTCCAATCACCCATTGACAGCTTCCGCGGGCCGATGTTACAGTGTCAAATGTCAAACACATTTCACAATTGGAAGGGAGGATTGCGTTCGATGCGTACATTCATGATTGTGCCAGCTGCTGTCGTTGCTGCCTTTGCAAGCGAACGTAATCCGTTCAAGCCCGTTTAATCCAACGATGGATATCGAGGGCGCGCGATTACGTGATCCGTAATCGTGCGCCCTTTCTTGTCCGTCCCGGAACGAACGAATGTTCGAAAACCGGGAACGGATGCATAGAATAGGCGTATCGCTTACGGGCGGTGCGCCTTTTTGCATGCTTGGATGCAAGCGGGAACAGAAGAGAGGGAAAAAAATGCTTAGCGTACTTATCAAGTTAAAGTGGTTTTTCAGAGCGCATTGGAAGCGGTATACGATCGCGATCGTCTTGCTCGCGATCGCGGGCATCGTGGAGATCGTCCCTCCCAAGCTGCTCGGCAATACGATCGACGGCATCCAGCAGGGGACGATGACGCAAGGCGATTTCTATCAAGTCGTCTGGCTGTGGCTCGGGCTTACGGTCGTCAGCTACTGCATCAACTACGTGTGGATGTACCAGCTGTTCGGAGGCTCGATGATGCTGGAGCGGCTGCTCCGCACGAAGCTGATTCGTCACCTGCTGCGGATGACGCCGACGTTCTACGAACGCAACCGGACGGGCGACCTGATGGCGCGGGCGACGAACGATCTGTGGGCGATCTCGAACACGGCCGGCTTCGGCATTTTGACGCTGATCGATTCGTCCATCTTCATGGTGACCCTCCTTATCATGATGGCGGGACTGATCAGCTGGAAGCTGACGCTCGCAGCGATGCTTCCCTTGCCGCTCATCGCGCTGGCGATGAAGCATTTCGGGGGCAAGATTCACGACCGCTTCATGAAGGCGCAGGATTCGTTCGGCGAGCTGAACGACCAGGTGCTCGAATCGGTGACGGGCGTCCGCGTCATTCGCGCCTACGTGCAGGAAAAGGCTGACGAGGAGCGGTTTCACGCAAAGACGAACGAAGTGCTGGACCGCAACATCGCAGTCGCCCGTATCGATGCGCTATTTGAACCGACGAATAAGGTTCTGATCGGACTTAGTTATATTATCGGCGTATGCTACGGCGGATATCTGGTCTTCCGGAGCGAGATCACGCTCGGGGAGCTTGTGTCCTTCAACATCTTCCTCGGGATGCTGATCTGGCCGATGTTCGCCATCGGAGAGCTGATCAATATCATGCAGCGCGGCAATGCCTCGCTCGACCGGGTCAACGAGACGCTCGGTTACGTGCCGGACGTCCAGGACCCGCAGCAGCTCGCAGAGGTGAAGGCTCCCGACTCGCTCGCGTTCAAGGCTTTGACCTTCCGCTATCCGTCGTCTGCGGTAGACAATCTGATCGACGTCGGCTTCGAGTTAAAACGCGGTCAGACGCTCGGCATCGTCGGGCGTACCGGCAGCGGCAAGACGACGCTGCTCAAGCAGCTGCTGCGCGAGTATCCCCCGGGCAGCGGGGAAGTGTCGATCTCGGGTGTGCCGATCCAGGACATCGGCATCGATCGCCTGCTCTCCTGGGTCGGCTATGTGCCGCAGAACCCGATTCTGTTTTCCCGCACGATTCGCGAAAACATTTTGTTCGGTCTAGAAGAGGCAACGCCACAGCAGTTGCAGCATGCACTCGTCCGGGCTTCGTTCGCGAAGGACATTGCTTTCCTTCCCGACGGACTCGAGACGCTGGTCGGCGAGAAGGGCGTGGCGCTCTCCGGTGGACAGAAGCAGCGCGTGAGCATCGCGCGCGCGATGATCGCGGACCCGGAGATCCTCATGCTCGACGACGCGCTGTCCGCGGTAGATGCCAGAACGGAGGCCGAGATCATCGAGGGCATCCGCACGGAGCGAGCCGGCAAGACGACGCTCATCGCGACGCATCGGCTGTCCGCGGTCCAGCATGCGGACCTCATCCTCGTGCTGGACGAAGGCTACGTCGTCGAGCGAGGGACGCATGAGGAGCTGTTGGCACTCGGCGGCTGGTACAAGGAACAGTACGATCGGCAGCAGCTTGAAGCGATCGTCGAGGGGTAGGCGACGTCAATCGCGGACATGACTCGCGCAAAATAAACCGACAGCCTCTCCGGCAGCCTCTTACAAGCAAAGAGAAGAGAAAGAAATGAAGGTGACCATTCATGACAGGCAAGCGTTTATATCGCTACGCACTCCTATATAAAAAAACGATCATCTGGGCGCTGGTGATGCTCGCGCTGGCGGTGTGCGCCGAGCTGCTCGGGCCGCTGCTGGCCAAGCGGATGATCGATCAGAACATCTTGGGCATCGAAAAAACCTGGTACCAGGTCCAGGCGAAGCAGAACGACGCGGTCTCCTACCAGGGCAACTGGTATGTGAGAAACGACCATCTGCCGGCCGATGCGGACCGCAGCCCGGCATTGGCCAGGCGCGTGCTCCAGGAGAAACGCAGCTACTACTGGATCGACAGCGACCTGGCGTTCGACGGCGCCCGATCCGTCACGGACGGCGCGATGACCGTGACCGCCAAGGACGGTCGCACCGCGCAATATGCGGCCGCGAAGCTGACGAAGGCCGAATTGTACCGGTTCTACAAGCCGGAGGTGCCGATGCTGCTGCAGCTGGCTGCCGCTTACTTCGGCCTCCTGCTGCTCGCCGCGGCGTTCACCTACGGGCAGAAGCTGCTGCTGCAGACATCGGCGAACCGCATTGTACAGCGCATGCGCGAAGATATATTCGCGCACACGCATCGTTTGCCGGTGCACTACTTCGATAACCTGCCCGCAGGCAAGGTCGTCTCGCGCATTACGAACGATACCGAAGCCGTCCGTGAGCTGTTCGTAGCGGTGCTGGCCAACTTTTTCTCCGGTATCGTCTATATGACCGCGATCCTGGGGGCGCTGTTCCTGCTAGACACGAGTCTTGGGCTTATTGCGCTGCCGCTCATTCCGATGCTGGCGATCTGGATCGTCTTGTACCGCAGGTACGCGGGCAAGCTGAACAACGTCATTCGCGCCAAACTGAGCGATATCAACGGCATGATCAACGAATCGATCCAAGGGATGACGATCATTCAGGCATTCGGCAGGCAAAAGAAGATGGCCAAAGAATTCGACGAGCTTAACGAGGACTACTTCAATCACCAGACGAAGCTGGTCAGCTTGAACTCGATCACCTCTCACAACCTTGTGAACGTCGTGCGCAATCTGATCTTCCTGGCCGTCCTCTGGATGTTCTGGGGCGGATCCCTGAGCAGCGCGGTTACGGTTGGCGTGCTGTACGCATTTATCGACTACATGAACCGGATGTT from the Cohnella hashimotonis genome contains:
- a CDS encoding TrkA C-terminal domain-containing protein yields the protein MGFILVYILIVFLVIEISAILMRSTGLEHPIARFQVISLLTGTGFTTKESELILGHPVRRRIGIFLILFGAFSLAVMISCVSAILAPDFHLFPLSMASGALFIVYVVLRMPAVGKLLEKRLSGAFRQSFAIHELAIQEVLYLEKEDAFIDIPIGEASPAIGRTIKELCDELPDVNILLIKRGTIAIRDRRMETPLEAGDVLYVYGSMRQIKRSFGAELEAKKIMERDERQAVSPL
- a CDS encoding CxxH/CxxC protein, with protein sequence MYCVCKEHVELAIDTFVDEYEDAPDLVNLKETKFSAWDPPQHCEYCKEPVHFLIV
- a CDS encoding S1C family serine protease, whose protein sequence is MGFFKDDFYSTKVKRSSREPSGSWNRPSRWGRQNSALKIALVSSLASSVLVASLFYLTVDRPKSGAAAPALSSSVSAGYDTNEAIISAAAKVGPVVVSVINQTQSGSAKNEASIAEGTSLGSGVIFLKQKGKAYMITNAHVIADSVKLQVVLSNGTKKTATVVGKDTITDLAVLETDDKGINQVADIGDSGKLRKGETVIAVGNPLGFSDSLSNGIVSNLKTTVPISLNQDGVYDWEEEVIQISAPINPGNSGGALVNLNGQVVGINSMKVADTSVEGIGFSIPIDDAMPIVDQLMEHGKIKRPYLGVYSMDLSIYLDNKADSEDEAPSDDGDAEASPNSNGDDDDVPAGDELVIPDGVTDGAVVLEAVGPAKAAGLAFNDIIVSLDGHPISSTLDLRKYLYTKTQIGDTLDITYYRDGKKGELSVKLVEKTENDG
- the yycI gene encoding two-component system regulatory protein YycI, with protein sequence MDWGRAKTVLIVAFFALNIVLGYQLWLEWRERIDSTVDWTSLSVEARQIMQEKNIRIEAKIPTDTPSLRDITYKQQVPSGTAVDKRIAIEPPRETRIVFNNKELLQALGDVIPELARYQFDYYGSAGEGEYAFNRKVEGLPLFDAKLILYYSEQKIQGYSQDLIETLPSEGGPDQKVLPATQALTSLILKKYLPAGAAVKEVQLGYHGQGIFNSDTQVAAPSWRVLLEDGGVFYVNAASGEVSTDKETSLEPLSEP
- a CDS encoding ABC transporter ATP-binding protein, which produces MTGKRLYRYALLYKKTIIWALVMLALAVCAELLGPLLAKRMIDQNILGIEKTWYQVQAKQNDAVSYQGNWYVRNDHLPADADRSPALARRVLQEKRSYYWIDSDLAFDGARSVTDGAMTVTAKDGRTAQYAAAKLTKAELYRFYKPEVPMLLQLAAAYFGLLLLAAAFTYGQKLLLQTSANRIVQRMREDIFAHTHRLPVHYFDNLPAGKVVSRITNDTEAVRELFVAVLANFFSGIVYMTAILGALFLLDTSLGLIALPLIPMLAIWIVLYRRYAGKLNNVIRAKLSDINGMINESIQGMTIIQAFGRQKKMAKEFDELNEDYFNHQTKLVSLNSITSHNLVNVVRNLIFLAVLWMFWGGSLSSAVTVGVLYAFIDYMNRMFQPIVGIVNQLSNLETARVSASRVFELLDQPGIPVEQGTAPRSGGDVRFEHVTFAYKKGENVLKDVNFHARQGETVALVGHTGSGKSSILNLLFRFYDIEEGSIKVDGVDVRDIPKQQLRTHMGIVLQDPFLFTGTIASNVSLGNPAITRERVEQALRDVGAYDMFMSLPGGLDEPVIEKGATLSAGQRQLISFARALAYDPAILILDEATASIDTETEAIIQSALDVLKKGRTTFVIAHRLSTIRQADQILVLDHGVIVERGDHERLMRLQGKYYAMYQLQGGAAVEYTGAQETEAAAK
- the yycH gene encoding two-component system activity regulator YycH, producing the protein MIDKAKSVALALLVVLSLVQSYFLAYSMPNLETQVKTEQDYIKTEELGPEEKVENLLFPESLVIHMGQDKHTVFYPNDTFYGMVLDKLSSREFKGFQRAEASAIDWEQVRRQDEGIEIRFGRDIPFPMLQRAFKGIDGEALLSEGAIDRIWIFARPDSGEVRSFFLNADGTEVYEAAQVDLTAQDVEQSVGFGQYWKPFSYWANGVYVPDQSLALSRVEVSFTKYTADQMQRNLFNDPTTTKMIQDSQDGAQIYADTKRGLKVEQAGGWLSFKDPVARAEGRDDPAENITSAVQFVNLHGGWNGTFSLAQAPGSTEADDTDPSIRFQQYYGDVPLLSAGEFRFGYMQLAVQQGVVSSYERSLLVLGDKVGTAQPYNLVSGNQLLVKIRQAAAGQQVESLFPAYRTTLAQDKLVLEPVWAIRTTSGEVRFAG
- a CDS encoding MBL fold metallo-hydrolase, with the protein product MGLRFTVLSSGSTGNATVVSSSAATVLIDAGLSGKKIESLMQEREVSGSELDAIFVTHEHSDHIKGLGAFARKYSLPVYANEKTWGAMNKHVGELPDEQRKVLPTGGVMELFDLRIESYAISHDAEEPVGYCFRSDGTKLTLATDLGYVSDKVMSQLLESDVLVLEANHDINMLRMGRYPWNIKRRILGDMGHLSNEAAGDTLCRLLSEGRTKRVYLAHLSQEHNLMDLAKLTVNTVLEDNGVFYQKHEFALCDTYADRPTPWDLVKA
- a CDS encoding ABC transporter ATP-binding protein produces the protein MLSVLIKLKWFFRAHWKRYTIAIVLLAIAGIVEIVPPKLLGNTIDGIQQGTMTQGDFYQVVWLWLGLTVVSYCINYVWMYQLFGGSMMLERLLRTKLIRHLLRMTPTFYERNRTGDLMARATNDLWAISNTAGFGILTLIDSSIFMVTLLIMMAGLISWKLTLAAMLPLPLIALAMKHFGGKIHDRFMKAQDSFGELNDQVLESVTGVRVIRAYVQEKADEERFHAKTNEVLDRNIAVARIDALFEPTNKVLIGLSYIIGVCYGGYLVFRSEITLGELVSFNIFLGMLIWPMFAIGELINIMQRGNASLDRVNETLGYVPDVQDPQQLAEVKAPDSLAFKALTFRYPSSAVDNLIDVGFELKRGQTLGIVGRTGSGKTTLLKQLLREYPPGSGEVSISGVPIQDIGIDRLLSWVGYVPQNPILFSRTIRENILFGLEEATPQQLQHALVRASFAKDIAFLPDGLETLVGEKGVALSGGQKQRVSIARAMIADPEILMLDDALSAVDARTEAEIIEGIRTERAGKTTLIATHRLSAVQHADLILVLDEGYVVERGTHEELLALGGWYKEQYDRQQLEAIVEG